The Carassius auratus strain Wakin unplaced genomic scaffold, ASM336829v1 scaf_tig00007400, whole genome shotgun sequence genome contains a region encoding:
- the LOC113071476 gene encoding uncharacterized protein LOC113071476, which translates to MSALEGKKGKTDPKTYTWFLNKPENAVNDFPELKDYSEGQTFSDDYLRPSTEPLQTDGFTYEWSREEHETTHKDFTFIFRARPTCERVPQVITEEQRIRLDYWEYIKEFVFFGGSHREGTVLAPDPDWIDQAHRNGVAIFGTVFLPPLANGGNVKDLEELAKPENLQKLVDIAHRLNFEGWFLNTESYEDYNDLRLNILKLAIQKMDLRGKQMIWYLPSSYQCNNFDPQSNGVRMTCDDKINNTAPAFLEEEGKKLYLNFYNLVCSVFLNQAPRSYLMFVDEPFWESKLKGRGYLVDPVRFPHAQNCLRQFFLGENGLERKPTGLYPWYGIAKYAQQRK; encoded by the coding sequence ATGTCTGCTCtagagggaaaaaaaggaaaaactgatCCAAAAACATACACTTGGTTTTTGAACAAACCAGAGAATGCTGTTAATGACTTCCCAGAACTGAAAGATTATTCTGAGGGTCAGACTTTCTCTGATGATTACTTGCGTCCTTCAACAGAACCCCTTCAAACAGATGGCTTTACCTATGAGTGGTCAAGAGAAGAACACGAAACCACACACAAAGACTTCACCTTCATTTTCAGAGCAAGGCCAACCTGTGAACGAGTGCCCCAGGTCATTACAGAGGAACAGAGAATTAGACTTGATTACTGGGAGTATATCAAAGAGTTTGTCTTCTTTGGTGGGTCACATCGTGAAGGTACAGTGCTTGCCCCGGATCCAGACTGGATTGATCAGGCACACAGGAATGGGGTCGCCATATTTGGCACCGTTTTTTTGCCTCCGCTGGCAAATGGAGGAAATGTCAAAGACCTGGAAGAATTGGCAAAACCGGAGAACCTGCAGAAACTAGTGGACATCGCCCACCGATTAAACTTCGAAGGGTGGTTTCTAAATACCGAAAGCTACGAAGACTATAATGATCTTCGTTTAAATATTCTGAAACTTGCAATTCAGAAAATGGATCTCAGGGGAAAACAAATGATCTGGTATTTACCCAGTTCTTATCAATGCAATAACTTTGATCCACAATCAAATGGAGTAAGGATGACGTGTGATGACAAAATCAATAATACAGCACCTGCCTTTCTGGAAGAAGAGGGAAAAAAGTTGTATTTGAATTTTTATAATCTGGTTTGTAGTGTGTTTCTTAATCAAGCTCCTCGGAGTTACCTCATGTTTGTTGATGAACCCTTTTGGGAAAGCAAATTAAAAGGCAGAGGATATTTAGTAGACCCTGTCAGATTTCCACATGCGCAGAACTGTCTCAGGCAGTTTTTTCTAGGAGAAAACGGTCTGGAAAGAAAACCAACAGGTCTGTATCCCTGGTATGGAATTGCTAAATACGCACAACAAAGAAAATGA
- the LOC113071477 gene encoding homeobox protein DBX1-A-like encodes MMIPSVIAPPAIYPAFMHPAASLHSPFSAHPSFLVEDLLRINRPRGYLNQDAHSPCASPPTSTPLSIPDHNRLLDRVSPSITEKHGSCSPKTPVSSKDPTYLKFGVNAILAPSPKKATSPPSVYGMLPKGFSVPFFDGSFCPFVRSSYFPAPSSVVPIPGTFSWPLAARGKPRRGMLRRAVFSDVQRKALEKMFQKQKYISKPDRKKLAGKLGLKDSQVKIWFQNRRMKWRNSKERELLSAGGCREQTLPTKTNPHPDLSDVGKKSSEDEEDDACAASQFCQLSNSTDSSLSFKHSDFSESEDEITVS; translated from the exons ATGATGATCCCCAGTGTTATTGCACCACCTGCAATTTATCCAGCATTTATGCATCCTGCAGCATCGTTGCATTCACCTTTCTCGGCTCACCCGAGCTTTCTGGTGGAGGACCTCCTGCGCATTAACAGACCCAGGGGTTACCTGAACCAGGACGCGCACTCTCCATGCGCCTCTCCTCCTACTTCAACACCTCTTTCTATCCCGGATCACAACAGGCTATTGGACAGAGTCAGCCCCAGCATCACTGAGAAACATGGATCTTGCTCCCCAAAAACGCCAGTGTCTAGCAAGGATCCAACCTACCTCAAGTTTGGGGTGAATGCCATCTTGGCACCGTCACCAAAGAAAG CCACATCCCCACCGTCCGTTTACGGCATGCTTCCCAAAGGATTCTCGGTGCCTTTTTTTGATGGTTCATTCTGCCCTTTCGTCCGTTCCTCATACTTCCCTG CTCCTTCATCGGTTGTGCCCATTCCTGGAACTTTTTCCTGGCCTCTTGCTGCGAGAGGGAAGCCCAGAAGAGGGATGCTCCGCCGGGCAGTGTTTTCTGATGTGCAGCGCAAAGCTCTGGAGAAAATGTTCCAAAAGCAAAAATACATCAGCAAGCCAGATAGGAAAAAACTCGCAGGAAAACTCGGACTAAAAGATTCACAG GTCAAAATCTGGTTCCAGAACCGGCGAATGAAATGGAGAAACTCCAAGGAGAGGGAGCTGCTGTCTGCAGGAGGATGCCGAGAACAAACCCTGCCGACCAAAACAAATCCTCACCCTGATCTCAGCGACGTGGGGAAAAAGTCTTCTGAGGATGAGGAAGATGACGCGTGCGCTGCGTCACAGTTCTGTCAACTTTCAAACAGCACTGATTCCAGCCTTTCATTCAAACACTCGGACTTCTCTGAATCAGAGGATGAAATAACAGTTTCATAA